The Vibrio crassostreae genomic interval CGCATCGACTCAGTTAACAACGCACAACGAAGGCCAGATTAAGTTCTTGTCTAAGATTGGCGCGACACGCGTTAACTTATCTCGTGAATTGAACCTGCCTGAAATCAAGATGCTGACGGAAGTGGCACACGATCACGACGTATTAACCGAAGTGTTCGTACACGGCGCTCTGTGTATCGCATTCTCTGGTCAATGTTACTCAAGCTCAGTAAGTGTGGGTAACTCAGGTAACCGTGGTCGTTGTAGCCAAGCGTGTCGTGATGAGTACGAAATTACCAACGCGGGCAACAAGTTCCCACTCAACCTGAAAGATAACTCAGCATACTACGACCTACCTGAATTAGTTGACGCGAAAGTCGACTCACTGAAAGTAGAAGGCCGCATTAAAGGCGCACACTACGTTTACACCGTGGTAGACACATGGCGTAAACAGATTGATAGCTTTGTGGAAAGTGGTTTGTTGATAGAAGACGATTCGAACCTGCACAAAGTATTCAACCGTGATTTCACCAACTCTTTTCTAAAGGGCAACCTAACGAAAGACATGTTCATCGATAACCCGCGCGACAACAGCATGAACTACGCTGTTGAGAAAGCGACGGAGCAGAACAACGAAATCTCAGTAGTACAAATTCAAGAAGTGACCAACGAACTTCACCAAGCGAAAGACGTTCTTGGTAACGAAATGCGTGACAAGATCGAGTTCCTTGATATTCGCAAAACACCAGTAGTACTGTCGTTCGGCGCAAAAGTGGGTCAACTATTTACGGTGACTGTGAATACGCCTAAAGAGAACTTTACTCTTCAATCTAAATCGCTATTGAAAGCGGTTGAAGAGAAGGCGATCACTCAAGAACTGCTTGAGAAGCGATTCAAAAACGTGAAGAGCGCGGTTCACACACTAGAAAGCCACGATTTTAGTGAATTGGATGCGGACTTGCTGATTCCTCTTAAAGAGGTTTCGGACCTGAAAGACGAGATCGACTTCATTCTGAACGGCTCTGTGGAAGTGATTAAGCACGTTGAAGTGCCTGCACTGCCTCAACACCCTAAAGTGAACGAGAAGCCGACTATGTCGATGCTTATCGCTGACGTTGAAGACTTACACCTATGTGATGTGACTGACGCGGATGTTTACTTCAAACTGCCAGAAAGCTTCAAGAAGCGTTGTAACAAATACATCGACATCTTGGCAGCAAACCCACGTTTGATTCCTTGGTTCCCAGCGGTATTGATCGGCAAAGATTACGACGAAGCGGTTCGTATCCTTGAAGAGATCAAGCCGGCGCGCATCGTGACCAACAACACGGGTATTGCGTACAAGGCTTACGAGATGGGTATCGAGTGGGTTGCTGGTCCATTCATGAACACGACCAACTCTCACGCATTAGTGACGCTGAAAGAAGAACTTAACTGTGCAGGTGCATTCATTTCGAACGAGATCAACAAAGGTCAGATTCGTCATATTCGCCGCCCAGAGAACTTCAAACTGTTCTACAGCATCTACCACCCAATCTTGATGATGACCAGCCGTCAGTGTTTCTTCCAAAGAACGGTAGGCTGTAACAAACCAAGCATTGAAGCAGGTTGTATGCTGAAGTGTGAGAAAGCGACCACGATTACTAACGTGAAGGGCATCTCTTTCGCGGTTGATAAACAGAAGGGTGGCTACCCAAGCATTTACAACCACGAACAGTTCTTAAACCATGATGCAGTGACAGATTTCTCTGGTCTGTTCGACGAGTTCTTCATTGACCTAACCAACATCGGTGCAGGTTCTAAAGAAGTGAAAGATAAAGTCGAGCTTATCAAGCATTTCGAAGCGCTACTGAACGGCGTAGAAGGTTCACAACAGAACCTAGAGCAGATGGTTGAAGTTCGAACTAACGCTCAGTACGTCCAAGGTCTATAGGGTTCAAGGTTTATAGCTTCCAAGGTCGAGAGCACTCAAGGTCTATAAGTCTTAACCGCTGATAAGCATTCTGAACCAATAAACAAAAGGCCACTCAATCGAGTGGCCTTTTTAATGTCTGAAACTTTCTGAGTCTTTCTCAATCAGCGAATACGTTATTCTGTCACGGCTTCTTGTTTGAAGCATGGGCTTTTCAACGTGTTCATCTTTTCGATTTCATTGGTTAAGCGTAACGAGAGCAGGGCTTTTTGGTTTGAAGCAAAATCAAACATCACGATAGTTGCGGTGCCGATGGTCGTCAGTTTCTGCTGAGCCTTACTGACAATCGCGTATTCCATAGTGAACCGGTCATCTTGAATGTCGGTAACACGTGAGCCAACCATCAAGGTATCTGGATACGTGACTGGGCGGAAATACTTACAGTAAGTGTCACCTAGAACAGGACCAACTTTGGTAATCGCCATCTCTTCCATTAGCTCGACGTGTTTGAAAAAATCTAAGCGAGCGGTTTCGAAATAGCGAAAATATACGGCGTTGTTAAC includes:
- a CDS encoding peptidase U32 family protein, with product MSRKIELLAPGGDVEAIKAAIVAGANAVYCGLDTFNARNRASNLSLDELNGVIRLAHEYGCEVFLTLNVVLLEHETKSITKLLNQLVNTKVDGIIVQDLGLFNLVKKHFPSLDVHASTQLTTHNEGQIKFLSKIGATRVNLSRELNLPEIKMLTEVAHDHDVLTEVFVHGALCIAFSGQCYSSSVSVGNSGNRGRCSQACRDEYEITNAGNKFPLNLKDNSAYYDLPELVDAKVDSLKVEGRIKGAHYVYTVVDTWRKQIDSFVESGLLIEDDSNLHKVFNRDFTNSFLKGNLTKDMFIDNPRDNSMNYAVEKATEQNNEISVVQIQEVTNELHQAKDVLGNEMRDKIEFLDIRKTPVVLSFGAKVGQLFTVTVNTPKENFTLQSKSLLKAVEEKAITQELLEKRFKNVKSAVHTLESHDFSELDADLLIPLKEVSDLKDEIDFILNGSVEVIKHVEVPALPQHPKVNEKPTMSMLIADVEDLHLCDVTDADVYFKLPESFKKRCNKYIDILAANPRLIPWFPAVLIGKDYDEAVRILEEIKPARIVTNNTGIAYKAYEMGIEWVAGPFMNTTNSHALVTLKEELNCAGAFISNEINKGQIRHIRRPENFKLFYSIYHPILMMTSRQCFFQRTVGCNKPSIEAGCMLKCEKATTITNVKGISFAVDKQKGGYPSIYNHEQFLNHDAVTDFSGLFDEFFIDLTNIGAGSKEVKDKVELIKHFEALLNGVEGSQQNLEQMVEVRTNAQYVQGL
- a CDS encoding acyl-CoA thioesterase; this encodes MEALLSDYPVVTEIPVAWGEMDALNHVNNAVYFRYFETARLDFFKHVELMEEMAITKVGPVLGDTYCKYFRPVTYPDTLMVGSRVTDIQDDRFTMEYAIVSKAQQKLTTIGTATIVMFDFASNQKALLSLRLTNEIEKMNTLKSPCFKQEAVTE